A single region of the Thunnus maccoyii chromosome 10, fThuMac1.1, whole genome shotgun sequence genome encodes:
- the ankmy2a gene encoding ankyrin repeat and MYND domain-containing protein 2a, producing MSAPKKGDLSSSEKELFEVITAGNVQEASRLLGCKDVRVNCLDEYGMTPLMHAAYKGKADMCKLLLQHGADVNCNEHEHGYTALMFAGLSGKTDITWMMLDAGAETDVVNSVGRTAAQMAAFVGQHDCVTVINNFFSRARLDYYTKPQGLEKEPKLPPKLAGPLHKVIMSTNLNPVKMVMLVKENPLLAEAEALDKCRRVMELICEKCIKQQDMNEVLAMKMHYISCVLGKCASFLKDREDKLDGLIKSLLKGRDSDGFPVYQEKFLRECIRKFPYCDATLLQQLVRSIAPVEIGNDPTALSVLTQAITGQVGFMDAEFCTSCGEKGAEKRCSICKMVIYCDQVCQKMHWFTHKKVCKKLQEQREKQEAEAAKLRLQQSKEESSAAQEATNSMEKLSVETNSEAAPSDTAAETPNPAPIPAADN from the exons ATGTCGGCTCCTAAGAAGGGAGATTTGTCTTCAAGCGAAAAGGAATTGTTTGAGGTTATCACTGCAG GAAACGTTCAAGAAGCCTCAAGACTGCTGGGCTGTAAGGATGTTCGGGTCAACTGTTTGGATGAG TACGGGATGACCCCTCTCATGCACGCTGCTTATAAAGGAAAAGCAGACATGTGCAAGCTGCTGTTGCAACACGGGGCGGACGTGAACTGCAACGAACACGAGCACGGATACACAGCGCTGATGTTCGCAGGCCTGTCAG GGAAGACTGACATCACGTGGATGATGTTGGACGCCGGGGCGGAAACAGACGTGGTCAACTCTGTCGGAAGGACGGCCGCGCAAATGGCTGCATTCGTCG gGCAACACGACTGTGTCACCGTGATCAACAACTTCTTCTCCCGCGCCAGACTGGACTACTACACCAAACCCCAGGGTCTGGAGAAGGAACCCAAGCTGCCGCCAAAACTGGCCGGACCCCTCCACAAGGTCATCATGAGCACCAACCTGAACCCTGTCAAG ATGGTGATGCTGGTGAAGGAGAACCCCCTGCTGGCGGAGGCGGAGGCTCTGGATAAATGCCGCCGGGTGATGGAGCTCATCTGCGAGAAGTGCATCAAGCAGCAGGACATGAACGAGGTGCTGGCCATGAAGATGCACTACATCAGCTGCGTGCTGGGGAAATGCGCCTCCTTCCTCAAGGACCGCGAGGACAAGCTGGACGGCCTTATCAAGAG TTTGCTGAAGGGTCGGGACAGCGACGGCTTCCCGGTGTACCAGGAGAAGTTTCTCAGAGAGTGCATCCGCAAGTTCCCCTACTGTGACGCTactctgctgcagcagctggtcCGCAGCATCGCTCCCGTGGAGATT GGTAACGACCCCACAGCTCTGTCAGTGCTGACTCAGGCCATCACAGGTCAGGTCGGCTTCATGGACGCGGAGTTCTGCACCTCGTGTGGAGAGAAAGGAGCCGAGAAGAGATGCTCTATATGTAAAATG GTGATCTACTGTGACCAAGTCTGCCAGAAGATGCACTGGTTCACCCACAAGAAAGTTTGCAAGAAGCTccaagagcagagagagaaacaagaggCAGAAGCCGCCAAACTGAGGCTGCAGCAGAGCAAAG AGGAGAGTTCAGCAGCGCAGGAGGCCACAAACTCCATGGAGAAGCTCTCAGTGGAGACCAACAGCGAAGCCGCCCCGTCAGACACTGCAGCGGAAACCCCAAACCCCGCCCCCATCCCAGCCGCTGACAACTGA
- the pkdc gene encoding uncharacterized protein pkdc, whose amino-acid sequence MKQEYQDLVLQACGASSLRVGVKIQTLWSGYGEILRLHLEGCDRPSVVVKHVKFPEEAEHPGGWNTDRSHRRKVRSYQVETHWYKNYSTNRSCRIPACLAASSHGDEMLIVLEDLDLAGYDQRRTSVKDREIRACLSWLAHFHALFLGVAPEGLWPVGTYWHLETRPDELEAMDDAKLKAAASDIDKILNECHFKTIVHGDAKLANFCFTQNGQDVAAVDFQYVGGGCGMKDVVYFLGSCMEERECEKKVPGLLDYYFSELKISLEKDVDFAALENEWREMFAFAWTDFHRFLLGWMPGHWKINRYSKQLTKEVLHKLEL is encoded by the exons ATGAAACAGGAGTACCAGGATCTTGTTCTGCAGGCGTGTGGTGCTTCATCCCTGCGTGTCGGTGTTAAGATCCAGACACTGTGGAGCGGTTATGGGGAGATACTCAGGCTGCACCTGGAGGGCTGCGACCGGCCCTCTGTGGTCGTCAAACATGTCAAGTTTCCGGAAGAGGCCGAGCATCCCGGCGGCTGGAACACAGATCGATCCCACAGACGAAAAGTAAGATCCTATCAGGTGGAGACGCACTGGTACAAGAACTATTCCACCAATCGGAGCTGTCGGATCCCAGCCTGTCTGGCTGCCAGTTCCCATGGAGACGAGATGCTGATTGTGCTGGAAGACCTGGATTTGGCCGGTTATGACCAGAGAAG gACTAGCGTGAAGGACAGAGAGATAAGGGCTTGTCTCAGTTGGCTCGCCCACTTCCATGCTCTCTTCCTGGGTGTGGCACCAGAGGGTCTGTGGCCTGTCGGTACCTACTGGCACCTGGAGACCCGGCCGGACGAGCTGGAGGCCATGGATGACGCCAAGCTCAAAGCAGCAGCTAGTGACATTGACAAGATACTCAACGAATGCCACTTTAAGACCATCGTTCACGGAGACGCCAAGTTAGCCAACTTCTGTTTTACCCAGAACGGACAGGATGTCGCAGCTGTAGACTTTCAGTATGTTGGCGGGGGCTGTGGGATGAAAgatgttgtgtattttttaggAAGCTGCATGGAAGAGAGGGAGTGTGAAAAAAAGGTACCGGGCCTGTTGGACTATTATTTCTCAGAGCTGAAGATATCTCTGGAAAAAGATGTGGACTTTGCTGCCCTTGAGAACGAGTGGAGGGAGATGTTCGCCTTCGCCTGGACGGACTTCCATCGTTTTCTGCTGGGATGGATGCCTGGACACTGGAAGATCAACCGCTACAGTAAACAGTTGACCAAGGAGGTTCTGCACAAACTGGAGCTTTAA
- the sostdc1a gene encoding sclerostin domain-containing protein 1a has product MHLSAHESCHSLVLLCILLRSCQAFKNDATELLFSQVTAPVPEVQSNVSLNRARTGGRGAGNAAHDRGERSQIGCRELRSTKYISDGHCTSINPIKELVCTGECLPAQMLQNWIGGAYGRKFWGRRSSNQDWRCVNDKTRTQRIQLQCHDGSTRTYKITVVTSCKCKRYSRQHNESGNKFEEPALSPPQLLHKHKSKSKRRLGKNRLSENWHETEP; this is encoded by the exons ATGCACCTGAGCGCGCACGAGTCGTGCCATTCCTTGGTCTTACTTTGCATCCTCCTGAGGAGTTGCCAAGCCTTCAAGAACGATGCCACGGAGCTCCTGTTTTCGCAAGTGACCGCACCGGTGCCGGAGGTTCAGAGCAACGTGTCCCTGAACCGAGCAAGGACCGGCGGGAGAGGAGCTGGCAACGCGGCGCACGACAGAGGCG AGCGAAGCCAAATCGGATGCAGAGAGCTGAGGTCCACTAAGTACATCTCTGACGGCCACTGCACCAGCATCAACCCCATCAAGGAGCTGGTGTGCACCGGCGAGTGTCTCCCAGCTCAGATGCTTCAAAACTGGATCGGCGGCGCCTACGGCAGAAAGTTCTGGGGTCGCCGGAGCAGCAACCAGGACTGGCGGTGCGTCAACGACAAGACCCGCACCCAGCGCATCCAGCTGCAGTGCCACGACGGCAGCACGAGAACGTACAAGATCACCGTGGTCACCTCCTGCAAGTGCAAGAGGTACTCGAGGCAGCACAACGAGTCCGGCAACAAGTTCGAGGAGCCGGCTCTGTCGCCGCCGCAGCTCCTGCACAAGCACAAGTCCAAGAGCAAGAGGAGGCTGGGGAAGAACCGGCTGAGCGAGAACTGGCACGAGACTGAACCCTGA
- the LOC121906014 gene encoding leucine-rich repeat-containing protein 72 isoform X2: MEVSKEIQDSLQKCGIRRDVDVWRISLTRKKLTGVPDLSRFHFLRKLWLNNNKIRELSCRSLNCCLTELYLQNNNIKSISGALNHLTCLRLLFLHNNQIRGLDDTVHELRKMQQLQTAKVKSVERRRSFQMHSQDRHRVLQSVAFGRRVS, from the exons ATGGAGGTATCCAAG GAGATCCAGGACTCTCTTCAGAAGTGTGGAATAAGAAGGGATGTTGATGTTTGGCGAATCAGCCTCACCAGGAA AAAACTCACTGGTGTTCCTGACTTATCAAGATTTCACTTTCTGAGGAAGCTGTGGCTGAATAACAACAAG ATCAGAGAGCTCAGCTGTCGCTCCCTCAACTGCTGCTTGACCGAACTTTACCTTCAAAATAACAACATCAAGTCTATTTCTG GGGCCTTAAATCATCTGACCTGCCTCCGGCTTCTTTTTCTCCACAACAACCAGATCAGAGGACTGGACGACACGGTGCACGAGCTCAGGAAGATGCAGCAGCTCCAAACTGCAA AGGTGAAGtcggtggagaggaggaggtccTTCCAGATGCACAGCCAGGATCGCCATCGTGTCCTCCAGTCCGTTGCCTTCGGCAGACGAGTCTCATAA
- the LOC121906014 gene encoding leucine-rich repeat-containing protein 72 isoform X1: MEVSKEIQDSLQKCGIRRDVDVWRISLTRKKLTGVPDLSRFHFLRKLWLNNNKIRELSCRSLNCCLTELYLQNNNIKSISGALNHLTCLRLLFLHNNQIRGLDDTVHELRKMQQLQTATFYLNPISHEPGYRHHVIHYLPSIQVLDRKEVKSVERRRSFQMHSQDRHRVLQSVAFGRRVS, encoded by the exons ATGGAGGTATCCAAG GAGATCCAGGACTCTCTTCAGAAGTGTGGAATAAGAAGGGATGTTGATGTTTGGCGAATCAGCCTCACCAGGAA AAAACTCACTGGTGTTCCTGACTTATCAAGATTTCACTTTCTGAGGAAGCTGTGGCTGAATAACAACAAG ATCAGAGAGCTCAGCTGTCGCTCCCTCAACTGCTGCTTGACCGAACTTTACCTTCAAAATAACAACATCAAGTCTATTTCTG GGGCCTTAAATCATCTGACCTGCCTCCGGCTTCTTTTTCTCCACAACAACCAGATCAGAGGACTGGACGACACGGTGCACGAGCTCAGGAAGATGCAGCAGCTCCAAACTGCAA CTTTTTACCTCAATCCTATTTCCCATGAACCCGGGTATCGCCACCACGTGATCCACTACTTGCCTTCTATTCAGGTGTTAGACAGAAAAG AGGTGAAGtcggtggagaggaggaggtccTTCCAGATGCACAGCCAGGATCGCCATCGTGTCCTCCAGTCCGTTGCCTTCGGCAGACGAGTCTCATAA